The following are encoded together in the Microterricola viridarii genome:
- the secF gene encoding protein translocase subunit SecF, with translation MANRMATFGNDLYTGKRSFNFVGNRNRWYIIVGVLVLAAIVIPIVKGGFNFGIEFTGGSQFVVTSVENATQEPGTAAVASVVPDAVAYVTTVGSTGVRVQTDQLTQEQTHEVAAALAVAYNVPETEVASSFIGPVWGADITRQTVQGLIILLVLAAIGMALYFRTWKMSLAAIGALLVDLIVTVGIYAATGFEMTPAAVIGILTIMAYSLYDTVVVFDKIRENTTEDAVKSKHTFAESTNLAVNQTLVRSINTSVVAALPVAAILFFGAFVLGADTLRDISLALFIGILVGTWSTVFLAAPLYSQLREGEKEIVKHDKQVLAAREKAAAATADAATA, from the coding sequence ATGGCCAACCGCATGGCTACCTTCGGCAACGACCTCTACACCGGCAAGCGCTCCTTCAACTTCGTCGGCAACCGCAACCGGTGGTACATCATCGTCGGCGTGCTGGTGCTCGCCGCCATTGTCATCCCGATCGTCAAGGGTGGCTTCAACTTCGGCATCGAGTTCACCGGCGGGTCGCAGTTCGTTGTGACCAGCGTCGAGAACGCCACCCAGGAGCCGGGCACTGCTGCCGTCGCCTCGGTGGTGCCGGACGCCGTCGCCTACGTGACGACCGTTGGCAGCACCGGTGTGCGCGTGCAGACCGACCAGCTGACCCAGGAGCAGACCCACGAGGTCGCTGCCGCATTGGCCGTGGCCTACAACGTGCCGGAGACCGAGGTCGCTTCCTCGTTCATCGGCCCGGTGTGGGGCGCTGACATCACGAGGCAGACAGTCCAGGGCCTCATCATCCTGCTCGTGCTGGCCGCGATCGGCATGGCGCTCTACTTCCGCACCTGGAAGATGTCGCTGGCCGCCATCGGTGCTCTGCTGGTCGACCTCATCGTCACCGTGGGCATCTACGCCGCCACGGGCTTCGAGATGACGCCAGCTGCAGTGATCGGAATCCTGACGATCATGGCTTACTCGCTCTACGACACCGTCGTGGTGTTCGACAAGATCCGCGAGAACACGACAGAGGACGCGGTCAAGTCCAAGCACACCTTCGCCGAGTCGACCAACCTCGCCGTCAACCAGACGCTGGTCCGGTCGATCAACACCAGTGTCGTGGCCGCCCTCCCGGTCGCCGCGATCCTGTTCTTCGGAGCCTTCGTGCTCGGCGCGGACACGCTGCGCGACATCTCGCTCGCGCTGTTCATCGGCATCCTGGTCGGAACCTGGTCCACCGTGTTCCTCGCGGCGCCCCTCTACTCGCAGCTCCGTGAGGGCGAGAAGGAGATCGTGAAGCACGACAAGCAGGTGCTTGCCGCCCGCGAGAAGGCCGCCGCGGCAACCGCCGACGCCGCCACGGCGTAG
- a CDS encoding RelA/SpoT family protein: MSESTSSTASLRRLVPRIFSKAQPAGAVDTLVRTVRMHHPKADLSVIERAYNAADRAHSGQKRRSGEPYITHPLAVAQILADLGIGSKTVAAALLHDTVEDTDYTLEQLRGDFGDEIAMLVDGVTKLDKVKYGDSTQAETVRKMIVAMSKDIRVLIIKLADRLHNARTWGFVPAESAARKATETLEIYAPLAHRLGIQTIKWELEDLSFAVLYPKLYAEIESLVRQRTPQREEFVQSVIDAVNEDLRASKIRGQVVGRPKQYYSIYQKMVLRGRDFDEIYDLVGIRILVNSVRDCYAVLGAIHARWTPLPGRFKDYIATPKFNLYQSLHTTVLGPEGRAVELQIRTQEMHQRAEFGVAAHWKYKEQMASGKGGSSALQSDADMAWLAHISDWQAETADPGEFLDSLRYEIGAKEVYVFTPKGRVIGLPAGATPVDFAYAVHTEIGHRTMGSKVNGRLVPLETELNTGDVVEVFTSKNPDSGPSQDWLNFVKSPRARNKIRQWFTKERRDEAIEHGRDAIARAMRKQNLPLQKLMSQDSFAEVAAQMKYNDVSALYAAVGEGHVSTQSVLEKVVAAVQAVDDTEGPELSLPTRGRTQQLRSSDSGVLVRGAPDILVKLARCCTPVPGDEIVGFITRGSGVSVHQASCHNVQSLLNEPERMIEVAWAPTSKSLFLVQIQIEALDRAGLLSDVTRVLSEHHVNILSANVSTSSDRLALSRFVFEMGDTTHLDRVLNAVRRIDAVYDVYRVSDG, from the coding sequence ATGAGCGAATCAACATCATCCACTGCCTCCCTGCGTCGTCTTGTTCCCCGCATTTTCTCCAAGGCCCAGCCGGCCGGTGCCGTAGACACCTTGGTGCGCACGGTCCGGATGCACCACCCGAAGGCGGACCTGAGCGTCATCGAGCGCGCGTACAACGCCGCCGATCGGGCGCACAGCGGCCAGAAGCGTCGCAGCGGCGAGCCGTACATCACGCATCCGCTCGCCGTCGCCCAGATCCTGGCCGACCTCGGCATCGGCTCCAAGACGGTCGCAGCGGCACTGCTGCACGACACGGTCGAAGACACGGACTACACGCTCGAGCAGCTGCGCGGCGACTTCGGCGATGAGATCGCCATGCTCGTCGACGGGGTGACCAAGCTCGACAAGGTCAAGTACGGGGACTCGACGCAGGCCGAGACCGTGCGCAAGATGATCGTCGCGATGTCCAAAGACATCCGCGTGCTCATCATCAAACTGGCCGACCGCCTGCACAATGCGCGCACCTGGGGCTTCGTGCCGGCCGAGTCCGCCGCCCGCAAGGCGACGGAGACGCTCGAGATCTACGCGCCGTTGGCGCACCGCCTCGGCATCCAGACCATCAAGTGGGAGCTGGAAGACCTCTCCTTCGCCGTGCTCTACCCGAAGCTCTACGCCGAGATCGAGAGCCTGGTGCGCCAGCGCACCCCCCAGCGCGAGGAATTCGTGCAGTCGGTGATCGACGCCGTCAACGAGGACCTGCGCGCATCCAAGATCCGCGGCCAGGTCGTCGGCCGCCCCAAGCAGTATTACTCCATCTATCAGAAGATGGTGCTGCGCGGCCGCGACTTCGACGAGATCTACGACCTCGTCGGCATCCGGATCCTGGTGAACTCCGTCCGCGACTGTTACGCCGTGCTCGGTGCGATCCACGCCAGGTGGACGCCGCTGCCCGGCCGGTTCAAGGACTACATCGCCACCCCCAAGTTCAACCTCTACCAGTCGCTGCACACCACCGTGCTCGGTCCGGAGGGGCGTGCGGTCGAGTTGCAGATCCGCACTCAGGAGATGCACCAGCGCGCCGAGTTCGGTGTCGCCGCACACTGGAAGTACAAAGAGCAGATGGCCTCGGGCAAGGGCGGCAGCTCCGCCCTGCAGAGCGACGCCGACATGGCCTGGCTCGCGCACATCTCGGACTGGCAGGCCGAGACGGCCGACCCCGGCGAGTTCCTCGACTCGCTGCGCTACGAGATCGGCGCCAAAGAGGTCTACGTCTTCACACCCAAGGGGCGCGTCATCGGCCTGCCTGCCGGCGCCACCCCGGTCGACTTCGCCTATGCCGTGCACACCGAGATCGGCCACCGCACCATGGGCTCCAAGGTCAATGGCCGGCTGGTGCCGCTGGAGACCGAGCTCAACACGGGCGACGTCGTCGAGGTGTTCACCTCCAAGAACCCGGATTCCGGCCCCAGCCAGGACTGGCTGAACTTCGTCAAGAGCCCGCGCGCCCGCAACAAGATTCGGCAGTGGTTCACCAAGGAGCGCCGCGACGAGGCGATCGAGCATGGCAGGGATGCCATCGCCCGCGCCATGCGCAAGCAGAACCTGCCGCTGCAGAAGCTGATGAGCCAGGACTCATTCGCCGAGGTCGCGGCCCAGATGAAGTACAACGACGTCTCCGCGCTCTACGCGGCCGTCGGTGAGGGGCACGTCTCCACCCAGTCCGTGTTGGAGAAGGTCGTCGCCGCCGTTCAGGCCGTCGACGACACGGAGGGTCCAGAGCTCTCTCTGCCCACGCGCGGTCGCACCCAACAGCTGCGCAGCAGCGACTCTGGTGTGCTGGTGCGCGGTGCGCCCGACATCCTGGTCAAGCTCGCCCGCTGCTGCACTCCGGTGCCCGGCGATGAGATCGTCGGCTTCATCACCCGCGGCTCCGGTGTATCCGTGCACCAGGCGAGCTGCCACAACGTCCAGTCGCTGCTGAATGAGCCTGAGCGCATGATCGAGGTGGCCTGGGCGCCGACCTCGAAGAGCCTTTTCCTCGTGCAGATCCAGATCGAGGCGTTGGATCGTGCCGGCCTGCTCTCCGATGTCACCCGGGTGCTCTCAGAGCACCACGTGAACATCCTCTCCGCCAACGTCTCCACCTCCAGCGATCGGCTGGCGCTCAGCCGCTTCGTCTTCGAGATGGGCGACACCACGCACCTGGACCGCGTGCTGAACGCGGTGCGGCGCATCGACGCCGTCTACGACGTGTACCGCGTCAGCGACGGCTAG